The Sagittula sp. P11 genome window below encodes:
- a CDS encoding response regulator — MAGPMAKTDKHCLIVDDQEFDRRMMRRVFAKQCPNVPMIVARDLKEARQRLKDGQISIVFLDNALPDGMGVDLVQEMANDKALKGVPVVIVSDFPSPFMYAKAKAANVCEVWAKRDFVGPSVQRVMTRHARLN; from the coding sequence ATGGCTGGACCGATGGCGAAGACGGACAAACACTGCCTTATCGTGGACGATCAGGAATTCGACAGGCGCATGATGCGCCGTGTCTTTGCCAAGCAGTGCCCGAACGTACCGATGATCGTCGCCCGCGATCTGAAGGAAGCCCGCCAACGGCTGAAGGACGGACAGATCTCCATCGTCTTTCTGGACAACGCTTTGCCGGACGGCATGGGCGTAGACCTCGTTCAGGAAATGGCGAACGACAAGGCGTTGAAGGGCGTGCCGGTGGTCATCGTCAGCGACTTCCCGTCACCGTTCATGTACGCGAAGGCGAAGGCCGCCAATGTCTGCGAGGTTTGGGCAAAGCGGGATTTCGTCGGACCGTCCGTGCAGCGGGTCATGACCCGGCATGCGCGGCTGAACTGA
- a CDS encoding Hint domain-containing protein has translation MADLVLDWGLIGAFGTTLTDTDVLGGGVSATVDTGGVAVDVTYDGISPGAQAITFNAPAYLADGETFDPQSHLKLVGEVEGFAQATSTTTLDFRSTDSALYTNSVQNVSFRLNDIDTGTTGDKTGVAGSFEDIVTITAYDAAGNPVPVTITPSGTAAVNGSTIDGETRTDDFETPEGSALVEIEGPISQIVIEYANGGESDQRILISEVEFSTVDVADNLPPSAVDDSASTDDDTPVVVDVTANDTDPEGDTLTVTSVGTPANGTAEIDPTTGEVIYTPNTGFVGTDTFTYTVNDGTPGNDSTATVTITVTDGGTPTNIPPVAMDDIVSTDPATPVVIEPLSNDTDADPADVLTVTSIGTPANGTATLDPTTGEVTYTPNAGFVGVDRISYTISDGNGGTDSAEMIVGVGVEISEGRIDTDVFPVAPGLQPFDPLDGFDEDPDPSDDLDSETGTSGADLISTGDDDDTIVAGGGADTVLPGIDDDLVDLGGGDDYLYDVQGSDTIYGGQGHDTIIAGTDTFSDYENDDPAFAPGSPLRDVFGFTSDPNQEDGRDSIDGEGGDDYIETGDDRDTITGGGGNDTIDGGIDDDLIRGNQGDDSLIGGHGSDTIDGGQGHDYIDGSNIATLELTDDIDVNTENDRDLLQGFLGNDTIFGGDDDDTLQGGSGDDYLDGGIDDDEISGGDDNDTLIGGQGNDTLNGGAGVDDIQGGSDRDVIFVDSAAHGAGDVVDGGSGGFVDVADPADAPNQDYDILNLSGVGQRDVDWRLTNVTTDSNGNGIDGTVEFLDGSGAVTGTMDFFEIEEVVPCFTPGTLIATPRGERLVEDLKVGDRVITRDNGIQEIKWVGRKDLTGHELARKPHLSPVLIKQGSLGNNLPEHDTLVSPNHRVLVANDKTALYFEEREVLVAAKHLLGLEGVEEVEVGSVSYIHIMFDQHEVVLSNGAWTESFQPGDYSLAGIGNAQRQEILELFPELAEAEGIKAYASARRSLKKHEAALLTR, from the coding sequence ATGGCTGACTTGGTTCTGGATTGGGGTCTTATCGGGGCCTTCGGCACAACACTGACCGACACCGACGTGTTGGGAGGCGGCGTGTCCGCAACGGTGGACACCGGCGGCGTGGCCGTCGACGTCACGTACGACGGTATCTCGCCCGGCGCACAGGCGATCACGTTCAACGCTCCGGCCTACTTGGCAGATGGCGAAACGTTCGATCCGCAGTCGCACCTGAAGCTCGTGGGCGAGGTCGAGGGGTTTGCCCAGGCGACCTCCACCACCACCCTGGATTTCCGGTCGACCGACTCCGCGCTCTATACCAACAGCGTGCAGAACGTGTCCTTCCGACTGAACGACATCGACACCGGCACAACCGGTGACAAGACGGGCGTCGCGGGCTCCTTCGAGGACATCGTGACGATCACCGCATACGACGCTGCGGGCAACCCGGTCCCGGTGACCATCACGCCGTCTGGCACGGCAGCGGTGAACGGCTCCACGATCGATGGCGAGACCCGGACCGACGATTTCGAAACGCCGGAAGGCTCCGCGCTGGTGGAAATCGAAGGTCCGATCAGCCAGATCGTCATCGAATACGCGAACGGCGGCGAGTCCGACCAGCGCATTCTGATCTCCGAAGTCGAGTTCTCCACCGTTGACGTGGCAGACAACCTGCCGCCGAGCGCCGTTGACGACAGCGCCAGCACCGACGACGATACGCCGGTCGTGGTGGACGTGACCGCGAACGACACCGATCCGGAAGGCGACACGCTGACCGTGACCTCTGTCGGTACCCCGGCCAACGGCACCGCCGAGATCGATCCGACCACGGGCGAGGTGATCTACACCCCGAACACCGGTTTCGTGGGCACCGACACTTTCACCTACACGGTGAACGACGGCACCCCGGGCAACGACTCCACCGCGACTGTCACCATCACCGTGACCGACGGCGGCACGCCGACCAACATCCCGCCGGTGGCAATGGACGACATCGTTTCCACCGACCCGGCGACCCCGGTGGTGATCGAGCCGCTGAGCAACGACACCGACGCTGATCCCGCCGACGTGCTGACCGTGACTTCCATCGGGACGCCGGCCAACGGTACCGCGACGCTGGACCCGACCACGGGCGAAGTGACCTACACGCCCAATGCCGGCTTCGTCGGCGTGGACCGCATCTCCTACACCATTTCCGATGGCAACGGCGGCACCGACTCGGCCGAGATGATCGTGGGCGTGGGCGTAGAGATCTCCGAAGGCCGCATCGACACCGACGTGTTCCCGGTTGCACCCGGCCTGCAGCCGTTCGACCCGCTCGACGGTTTCGACGAAGATCCGGACCCGTCCGACGACCTCGACTCCGAAACCGGCACCTCTGGCGCGGACCTGATCTCTACCGGTGACGACGACGACACCATCGTCGCGGGCGGCGGTGCGGACACCGTCCTTCCGGGTATCGACGACGACCTCGTCGACCTCGGCGGCGGCGACGACTACCTGTACGACGTGCAGGGCTCCGACACCATTTACGGCGGCCAGGGCCATGACACGATCATCGCGGGCACCGACACCTTCTCCGATTACGAGAACGACGATCCGGCCTTTGCACCGGGCAGCCCGCTGCGCGATGTCTTCGGTTTCACCAGCGACCCGAACCAGGAAGACGGCCGTGACTCCATCGACGGCGAAGGCGGCGACGACTACATCGAGACCGGCGACGACCGCGACACCATCACTGGCGGTGGCGGCAACGATACCATCGACGGCGGCATCGACGACGACCTGATCCGTGGCAACCAGGGCGACGACTCCCTGATCGGCGGCCATGGTTCCGACACCATCGACGGTGGCCAGGGCCATGACTACATCGACGGCTCCAACATCGCGACGCTGGAACTGACCGACGACATCGACGTCAACACCGAGAACGACCGTGACCTGCTGCAGGGTTTCCTCGGCAACGACACGATCTTTGGCGGCGATGACGACGACACGCTGCAGGGTGGTTCCGGCGACGACTACCTCGACGGTGGCATCGACGACGACGAGATCTCTGGCGGCGACGACAATGACACGCTGATCGGCGGGCAGGGCAACGACACGCTGAACGGCGGTGCCGGGGTCGACGACATTCAGGGCGGGTCCGACCGCGACGTGATCTTCGTGGACAGCGCGGCGCATGGCGCCGGCGACGTCGTGGACGGTGGCTCCGGCGGCTTTGTCGACGTGGCCGACCCGGCGGATGCGCCGAACCAGGACTACGACATCCTGAACCTGTCCGGCGTGGGCCAGCGCGATGTCGACTGGCGCCTGACCAACGTGACCACCGACTCCAACGGCAACGGCATCGACGGCACCGTCGAGTTCCTTGACGGCTCGGGCGCAGTGACCGGCACCATGGACTTCTTCGAGATCGAGGAAGTGGTGCCCTGCTTCACCCCCGGCACGCTGATCGCCACACCGCGCGGCGAGCGTCTGGTCGAGGACCTGAAGGTCGGCGACCGGGTCATCACCCGCGACAACGGGATCCAGGAGATCAAGTGGGTCGGCCGCAAGGACCTGACCGGGCATGAACTGGCGCGCAAGCCGCACCTGAGCCCGGTGCTGATCAAGCAGGGCTCGCTGGGCAACAACCTGCCGGAGCACGACACGCTGGTATCTCCGAACCACCGCGTGCTGGTGGCGAACGACAAGACCGCCCTCTACTTCGAAGAGCGCGAAGTCCTTGTCGCCGCCAAGCACCTGCTGGGTCTGGAGGGTGTCGAAGAAGTGGAAGTGGGTTCTGTCTCCTACATCCACATCATGTTCGACCAGCACGAAGTGGTGCTGTCGAACGGCGCATGGACCGAGAGCTTCCAGCCCGGCGACTACAGCCTTGCCGGCATCGGCAATGCCCAGCGTCAGGAAATTCTGGAACTGTTCCCGGAGCTGGCCGAAGCGGAAGGCATCAAGGCCTATGCCTCTGCCCGCCGCTCGCTGAAGAAGCACGAGGCCGCGCTGCTGACGCGCTGA